One Terriglobia bacterium genomic region harbors:
- a CDS encoding ABC transporter ATP-binding protein, which produces MSENVIEARELTKIFSAGWRGKKRVEAVGGLDLAMARGEIFAFLGPNGAGKTTTINLLMGFLKPTRGSVRIFSSSPEARHVRSRTGYLPENYAFYSFLNGPKLLDLFGRLLHIPERLRRSRIEQLLGQFGLWEARNLRIGRYSRGMRQRLGLAQALLNEPELLILDEPTSGFDPLGRRMVREILLQLRQRGASIFLSSHILSEVEAICDRVAIVNRGRMVRQGSLKEVIGSHEGIEITFTDPSGSVRSQLQELDLKITAGVENFMTFAGDEVLGQTVVDAIRLGGGTLRAFVPKARTLEEVFIELVGEQERSRLFNMAGREEK; this is translated from the coding sequence GTGAGCGAGAATGTCATCGAGGCAAGGGAACTCACGAAGATTTTCTCGGCCGGGTGGAGAGGCAAGAAGCGGGTTGAGGCCGTGGGTGGCTTGGATCTTGCCATGGCCCGGGGAGAAATCTTTGCTTTCTTGGGGCCGAATGGAGCAGGGAAGACAACGACCATCAACCTGCTGATGGGGTTTCTGAAACCGACGCGGGGAAGCGTCAGGATTTTCAGTTCGTCCCCGGAGGCGCGGCATGTGCGCTCCCGAACCGGATACCTGCCGGAGAACTATGCGTTTTATTCATTTCTGAACGGCCCCAAGCTGTTAGACCTTTTTGGCCGACTCCTTCACATTCCCGAGCGCCTCAGGCGGTCCCGCATCGAACAGTTGCTGGGACAATTCGGTCTTTGGGAGGCCCGCAACCTGAGAATTGGAAGGTATTCCCGGGGGATGCGACAGCGTCTGGGGCTTGCCCAGGCGCTCCTGAACGAGCCCGAACTGTTGATCCTCGATGAGCCGACTTCCGGATTTGATCCCTTGGGGCGACGCATGGTGCGCGAGATCCTTTTGCAGTTGCGACAACGCGGCGCGAGTATTTTTCTGTCTTCACACATCCTCTCGGAAGTGGAGGCCATCTGCGACCGTGTCGCCATCGTCAACCGGGGAAGAATGGTGCGCCAGGGCAGTCTGAAAGAGGTGATTGGCTCTCATGAAGGGATTGAGATCACCTTCACTGATCCCAGCGGTTCTGTCCGGTCCCAACTACAGGAATTGGACCTGAAGATTACAGCGGGTGTGGAGAATTTCATGACCTTCGCGGGGGATGAGGTCTTGGGGCAAACGGTTGTGGATGCGATTCGGTTGGGAGGCGGCACGTTGCGTGCCTTTGTCCCCAAGGCCCGGACTTTGGAAGAAGTATTCATTGAGCTGGTAGGTGAACAGGAGCGGTCTCGCCTCTTTAACATGGCAGGGAGGGAAGAGAAATGA
- a CDS encoding TlpA family protein disulfide reductase, protein MSQVSGESSANAKRYLSIALLVLFLVLSIGLQYKIRFPRSGSLRGSGLENMSIAPDFNLQDLAGNTVSLEDYRGKVVILSFWATWCRPCRSEFNELKAWAQEKKAQGGWNNLELIAVDLNEEPETVAAFVQKNNLPFLILLDNGGTVGKQYKVEALPSLFLIDSSGRVRHFQEGYSPGIKFVLDGFITQIKKEKHS, encoded by the coding sequence ATGAGCCAAGTTTCTGGCGAGAGCAGCGCCAACGCGAAGCGCTATCTCTCGATCGCGCTGCTTGTTCTTTTTCTGGTCCTTTCCATTGGACTCCAGTACAAGATTCGCTTCCCGCGATCGGGCAGCCTCCGGGGGTCGGGGCTCGAAAATATGTCCATAGCCCCGGATTTTAATTTGCAGGATTTGGCCGGGAATACCGTTTCGCTTGAAGACTACCGGGGTAAGGTAGTCATCCTTAGTTTTTGGGCAACCTGGTGTAGGCCCTGCCGGTCTGAATTCAATGAACTGAAGGCCTGGGCGCAGGAGAAGAAGGCTCAAGGTGGGTGGAACAATCTGGAGTTGATCGCCGTCGACCTCAACGAAGAACCGGAAACAGTCGCTGCGTTCGTTCAGAAGAATAACCTCCCCTTCCTCATCTTGCTGGACAATGGCGGCACGGTGGGAAAACAGTACAAGGTAGAAGCTCTCCCCAGTTTGTTTTTGATTGATTCGAGCGGAAGGGTCAGACATTTTCAGGAAGGCTATTCCCCCGGCATCAAGTTTGTACTGGATGGGTTTATTACCCAGATCAAGAAGGAGAAGCACTCGTGA
- a CDS encoding alpha/beta fold hydrolase codes for MKCLAVLAIGFLGLTWVTFSQDRTPLPSPDPVQPRARSAEETLDFLAQSLAKQIDNLMWFHRLEDIAEVDMVRYTGPPPRVIPNPTAQGAGNPVVITAYTFIPKKYASTGKLPLLVLVHGGVHADFGSGAAHIVRELVQQGYAVIAPDYRGSTGYGREFWRLIDYGGLENEDVFAGKQWMLENYANIDPQRVGILGWSHGGMITLMTIFDHPQDFKVAYAGVPVSDLVARMGYKGQGYRDQYSAPYHLGKTAEDNVNEYRRRSPAWNAEKLQTPLLIHTNTSDEDVNVLEVEHLIQALKAANKKFEYKIYENAPGGHFFNRIDTRPAKESRAEVYRFLARYLSPPSPVK; via the coding sequence ATGAAGTGTCTTGCAGTGCTGGCAATTGGATTTTTGGGACTCACCTGGGTGACCTTTTCCCAGGACCGCACACCCCTGCCGTCCCCCGACCCCGTGCAGCCGCGTGCCCGTTCAGCCGAGGAAACGCTCGACTTTTTGGCCCAGTCCCTGGCCAAGCAGATCGACAATCTCATGTGGTTCCACCGGCTGGAGGACATCGCCGAGGTCGATATGGTGCGGTATACCGGGCCTCCGCCGCGCGTGATTCCCAATCCGACTGCTCAGGGCGCCGGGAACCCGGTGGTGATCACCGCGTACACCTTCATTCCGAAGAAATATGCATCCACGGGGAAGCTCCCGTTGCTGGTTCTTGTTCATGGCGGGGTGCACGCTGATTTCGGTTCCGGAGCGGCACACATTGTGCGCGAACTGGTCCAGCAAGGCTATGCGGTCATTGCCCCCGATTATCGGGGCAGCACAGGATACGGGCGCGAGTTCTGGAGGCTCATCGATTACGGAGGCCTGGAAAATGAAGACGTCTTCGCGGGAAAGCAATGGATGCTGGAGAACTACGCCAATATCGATCCGCAGCGGGTGGGGATTCTCGGATGGAGTCACGGCGGGATGATCACCTTGATGACGATTTTCGATCACCCCCAGGATTTCAAGGTCGCTTACGCGGGGGTGCCGGTCAGCGACCTCGTGGCCCGCATGGGATACAAAGGCCAGGGCTACCGGGATCAGTATTCCGCGCCGTATCACCTGGGGAAAACGGCCGAAGATAATGTCAACGAATACCGCCGCCGCTCTCCCGCCTGGAATGCAGAGAAATTGCAGACTCCCTTGCTCATCCATACCAACACCAGCGATGAGGACGTCAACGTGCTCGAGGTCGAACATCTGATCCAGGCCTTGAAAGCCGCCAACAAAAAATTTGAGTACAAGATCTATGAGAACGCTCCCGGCGGCCACTTTTTTAACCGCATCGACACGCGGCCGGCCAAGGAATCACGAGCAGAGGTGTACCGATTTTTGGCCCGGTACCTGAGTCCTCCGAGTCCCGTGAAATGA
- a CDS encoding ABC transporter permease subunit has product MGLIDFLIRNRAEVLTFALQHVFLVAAGTGAGILAGIPVGVLLTRKPALSKPVLAAANVLQTIPSLALFGFLIPLLGTHGIGQVPAIIALFIYSLLPIIQNTFTGIRGVEPAVREAALGMGMTDWQILTQVELPLSLSVILAGVRVATVISVGTATIAAAIGAGGLGTYIFRGLRMNDNQLILAGAVPAALMALAADFLLSRIESILKFRRASGKNHGRRWVPALALVGIILIGFLTLSRMTRISSMHRIVVGSKDFTEQVILGELIARQIERKTGLDVERRFELGGDLCHRALLAGEIDVYVEYTGTAFAAILKHQPRADPGAVYDQVRREYAEKFGLVWLAPLGFNNTFAILVRGDEARRLNLQKISDVSRYAPHWRAGFGQDFMSRADGYPGFSQAYILNFVEPPREMDLALTYRALANGQVDLIAGNSTDGAIEQLGLVALQDDRHYFPPYQAAPVVRKAVVERYPQVADALNALGGTVSDQQMRRLNYRVDSEHRDVKQVVNEFLEGK; this is encoded by the coding sequence ATGGGCCTGATTGATTTTCTTATCCGTAACCGAGCCGAGGTTCTCACCTTCGCGCTCCAACATGTTTTTCTGGTCGCGGCGGGAACGGGTGCAGGCATCCTGGCAGGTATTCCTGTGGGCGTTCTGCTGACGAGGAAGCCGGCTTTGAGCAAACCGGTCCTGGCTGCGGCCAACGTCCTGCAAACGATTCCCAGTCTGGCGCTCTTCGGCTTTTTGATCCCCCTGCTGGGAACTCATGGAATCGGACAGGTTCCCGCCATCATCGCATTGTTTATTTACTCATTGCTTCCGATTATCCAAAACACGTTTACTGGCATCCGGGGGGTTGAGCCGGCGGTCCGGGAAGCGGCGCTTGGCATGGGAATGACCGACTGGCAGATCCTGACGCAGGTGGAACTGCCGCTTTCGCTCAGCGTGATTCTCGCGGGCGTTCGTGTGGCCACGGTGATTTCGGTAGGAACGGCCACGATCGCGGCCGCGATTGGGGCCGGCGGACTGGGGACATACATCTTCCGCGGCCTGCGCATGAATGACAATCAATTGATCCTGGCCGGGGCCGTCCCCGCGGCGCTCATGGCGCTGGCGGCCGATTTCCTGCTCAGCAGGATTGAAAGCATTCTGAAGTTCCGCCGGGCCTCAGGCAAGAATCACGGGCGGAGATGGGTGCCCGCCCTGGCGTTGGTGGGAATTATCCTGATTGGATTTTTGACCCTGAGCCGCATGACCCGAATCTCGTCGATGCATCGCATTGTGGTGGGGTCGAAGGATTTTACAGAGCAGGTGATTCTCGGCGAATTGATCGCCCGGCAAATCGAACGGAAGACAGGGCTCGACGTGGAGCGGAGGTTTGAGCTCGGAGGAGACCTTTGCCATCGCGCCCTGCTGGCGGGGGAGATTGACGTTTATGTCGAGTACACGGGCACGGCTTTTGCGGCCATCCTGAAGCATCAGCCCAGGGCCGATCCGGGCGCTGTGTACGATCAGGTCAGGCGAGAATATGCGGAAAAGTTTGGCCTGGTGTGGCTGGCCCCGCTTGGGTTCAACAATACCTTCGCGATCCTGGTGCGAGGCGATGAGGCGCGACGGCTGAACCTTCAAAAAATCTCCGACGTCTCGCGTTATGCGCCGCACTGGCGAGCCGGGTTCGGGCAGGACTTCATGTCGAGGGCGGATGGGTATCCGGGCTTTTCCCAGGCCTACATCCTGAACTTTGTTGAGCCACCCCGTGAGATGGATCTTGCTCTCACCTATCGGGCGCTCGCGAACGGCCAGGTGGATCTCATCGCCGGGAATTCGACAGATGGGGCGATCGAGCAGTTGGGCCTGGTGGCACTCCAGGATGATCGGCATTATTTTCCTCCCTACCAGGCGGCCCCCGTCGTCCGGAAGGCGGTTGTGGAACGGTATCCGCAGGTCGCGGATGCCCTGAACGCCTTGGGCGGCACGGTGTCCGATCAGCAAATGCGACGTCTTAACTACCGGGTGGATAGCGAGCATCGGGACGTCAAACAGGTGGTAAACGAGTTTCTGGAAGGGAAATGA
- a CDS encoding SUMF1/EgtB/PvdO family nonheme iron enzyme, with the protein MSAAERSLNVRQTLLGRLAEARAATDEIFRLVHPAALYERPIPERHRIIFYIGHLEAFDWNLIGRHGLGLGEAPKGFDQLFAFGIDPVDGKLPSDQPSDWPPEEEVRRYGDCARRQVDSALQKVSFADSKFPLLSDGYLLHVAIEHRLMHAETLAYMLQQVSQHQKRAHSSRRIASTPFVPPRMVEIPGGTATLGMRRGKEQPFGWDNEFHLHTVHVPPFQMDVYNVTNGDFLEFIRCGAYDDCAFWDSADWEWKTSSGIHHPLFWKETEDGWMYRTMFADVPLPLEWPVYVSQAEASAYARWKGKSLPTEAQWHRAALGTPGGDERSYPWGDDPPALQHGNFNFRSWDPAPVGSFPKGDSAFGVADLLGNGWEWTRSLFEPLPGFERFSFYPGYSTDFFDGKHFVLKGASPRTARCLLRRSFRNWFQGHYPYAYASFRCVEE; encoded by the coding sequence ATGAGCGCTGCAGAACGCAGTTTGAATGTGCGCCAAACGCTGCTGGGGCGGCTTGCAGAAGCCCGGGCCGCTACCGATGAGATCTTTCGATTGGTTCACCCCGCTGCCCTCTATGAGCGCCCCATTCCGGAACGGCATCGAATCATCTTTTATATAGGCCACCTTGAAGCCTTCGACTGGAATTTGATTGGCCGACATGGCCTGGGATTGGGTGAGGCGCCCAAGGGCTTTGATCAACTTTTTGCATTTGGGATCGATCCCGTTGATGGGAAATTGCCTTCAGATCAGCCCTCCGACTGGCCACCGGAGGAAGAAGTCCGAAGATACGGCGATTGCGCCCGGCGACAGGTCGATTCAGCCCTTCAAAAGGTCTCATTTGCGGATTCGAAATTCCCACTTCTTTCGGATGGATACCTTCTCCATGTTGCCATTGAGCACCGGCTCATGCACGCCGAGACGTTGGCCTATATGCTGCAACAGGTGTCCCAACATCAAAAGCGAGCCCACTCTTCGAGGAGGATTGCTTCGACTCCGTTCGTTCCGCCCAGGATGGTCGAAATTCCCGGGGGCACGGCCACCCTGGGGATGCGCCGGGGCAAGGAGCAGCCTTTCGGTTGGGACAATGAGTTCCATCTGCATACGGTCCATGTTCCGCCGTTTCAAATGGATGTTTATAACGTGACCAATGGTGATTTCCTGGAGTTTATTCGGTGCGGGGCTTACGACGATTGCGCATTTTGGGACTCGGCGGATTGGGAATGGAAAACCTCGTCGGGGATCCACCATCCCCTCTTCTGGAAAGAGACGGAGGACGGCTGGATGTACCGAACCATGTTTGCGGATGTCCCCCTCCCGCTCGAATGGCCGGTGTATGTAAGTCAGGCCGAGGCGTCTGCCTATGCACGCTGGAAAGGGAAGTCGCTACCCACCGAGGCGCAGTGGCACCGGGCTGCCCTGGGAACCCCCGGAGGAGACGAGCGATCCTATCCTTGGGGGGACGATCCCCCCGCACTGCAGCACGGAAATTTCAATTTCCGGAGCTGGGATCCAGCTCCCGTAGGATCGTTCCCAAAAGGCGACAGCGCCTTTGGAGTGGCAGATCTTCTGGGAAACGGTTGGGAATGGACGCGCTCTTTATTTGAGCCTCTGCCGGGATTTGAGCGGTTTTCGTTCTACCCCGGTTATTCAACAGACTTCTTTGATGGGAAGCATTTTGTTTTGAAGGGGGCATCCCCGCGTACGGCGAGGTGCCTGCTGCGGCGTTCATTTCGGAACTGGTTTCAGGGGCATTATCCGTATGCCTATGCGAGTTTCCGTTGTGTGGAGGAATGA
- a CDS encoding ATP-binding cassette domain-containing protein — translation MESGAHPVAVEFRRVSLQSPRGDAVISDLSLEVRRGETLVLLGRSGSGKTTTLKLINRLLEPTTGEVRVEGATTTEWDPIRLRRSIGYVIQEIGLFPHYSVERNIALVPRLEGWPEERVRARVHELLKLVGLDPGQFAQRFPAELSGGQRQRVGVARALAANPPLLLMDEPFGALDPITRTELQREFAGLAAGLHKTIVFVTHDVREALLLGSRIGLFKGGRLVELITAAEFAHSPVPEARAFMDSLGQR, via the coding sequence ATGGAATCCGGCGCCCACCCGGTCGCCGTCGAATTCCGTCGTGTCTCGCTGCAGTCTCCCAGAGGCGATGCGGTAATTTCTGACTTGAGCCTTGAAGTAAGACGCGGCGAGACACTGGTTTTGCTGGGCCGCAGCGGATCCGGAAAAACCACCACCTTGAAATTGATCAACCGCCTCCTGGAGCCCACGACCGGGGAGGTCCGTGTCGAAGGCGCCACCACGACAGAATGGGACCCGATTCGCCTTCGCCGCTCCATCGGATATGTCATCCAGGAAATCGGCCTTTTCCCCCATTACTCGGTCGAACGTAACATTGCGCTTGTCCCACGGCTTGAAGGTTGGCCGGAAGAACGTGTGCGCGCCCGGGTGCATGAGCTCCTGAAATTGGTCGGGCTGGATCCGGGACAATTCGCACAGCGTTTTCCAGCGGAGCTTTCGGGCGGGCAACGCCAACGTGTCGGAGTAGCGCGCGCCCTGGCGGCGAATCCTCCCCTTCTGCTGATGGATGAGCCCTTTGGCGCTCTGGATCCCATCACCCGAACGGAATTGCAGCGGGAGTTCGCTGGTTTAGCCGCGGGACTTCACAAGACCATCGTTTTTGTGACGCATGACGTCCGCGAGGCGCTGCTGCTGGGCTCGAGGATCGGGTTGTTCAAAGGCGGTCGCCTGGTTGAATTGATCACCGCCGCTGAGTTTGCTCACTCCCCGGTGCCTGAAGCCCGAGCCTTTATGGACTCGCTAGGACAGAGGTAA
- a CDS encoding SGNH/GDSL hydrolase family protein, whose protein sequence is MRCFSRIFALVVFGITIFNCRMSGQLLEEFHPRKTQCCSAVYAQRLADDLQDWAMLGRYFEDDQRLAALARQPGRVVFLGDSITDFWDLGRSFPAKPYINRGISGQTTAQMLLRMFPDVIRLQPDAVVILAGTNDIAGNTGTVTLAMIQDNFRALTELAEKNGIKVVLGTLTPVSDYTANAQTVRRPPADIQKLNEWIRGYAKQVGAELADYYSAVVDEHGFLRKGLSNDGLHPNESGYALLVPVAAGAIEKALR, encoded by the coding sequence ATGCGATGCTTTTCCAGGATTTTCGCGCTTGTTGTCTTCGGAATCACTATTTTCAACTGCAGGATGTCGGGGCAACTGCTCGAGGAATTTCATCCCCGCAAGACGCAGTGCTGTTCCGCCGTCTACGCCCAGCGCCTGGCGGATGACCTGCAGGACTGGGCGATGCTGGGACGGTACTTTGAAGACGACCAGCGGCTCGCCGCGCTCGCTCGCCAGCCGGGACGTGTCGTTTTTCTGGGCGATTCCATCACCGATTTCTGGGACCTGGGGAGATCCTTCCCCGCAAAACCTTATATCAACCGGGGGATCAGCGGGCAAACGACCGCACAAATGCTGTTGCGGATGTTTCCCGACGTGATCCGGCTCCAGCCGGACGCTGTGGTCATCCTTGCCGGCACCAATGACATTGCCGGCAATACCGGGACCGTGACGTTGGCGATGATTCAAGACAATTTTCGGGCCCTCACGGAACTGGCGGAGAAGAACGGCATCAAGGTGGTCCTGGGTACACTGACCCCGGTGAGCGACTACACGGCGAATGCCCAGACCGTTCGCCGCCCGCCTGCCGACATTCAAAAATTGAATGAATGGATTCGAGGTTATGCCAAACAAGTGGGTGCCGAGTTGGCCGATTATTATTCGGCAGTGGTGGATGAGCACGGATTCCTGCGGAAAGGACTATCCAATGATGGACTGCATCCGAATGAGAGTGGTTATGCGCTGCTGGTGCCCGTGGCTGCGGGAGCGATTGAAAAGGCCCTGAGGTAG
- the egtD gene encoding L-histidine N(alpha)-methyltransferase: protein MYTQTIPADSRIDFAADVRAGLNKPGQKELPSKYLYDDVGSALFEVISVLPEYGLTRADERLLQRHADSMVERLSLPALVTELGSGSGKKTRWILEALTRRQATAYYPIEISQSALARCRQELSQINAVSIVGVERPYLDGLLEVAARRGPAEHLLVLFLGSTIGNFDRVPGEQFLKQIRGILKPGDGLLMGTDLEKPIPQLILAYDDPLGVTAAFNLNLLARINRELDANFILARFQHEARYNAAHQRIEMHLRSRVPQTVTIPRANFETTFEADETIWTESCHKYTTDAVVSMAERCGFQCEGQWVDTEWPFAESLFVAR from the coding sequence ATGTACACCCAGACAATTCCAGCCGATTCGCGAATCGATTTTGCGGCGGACGTTCGTGCCGGCTTGAACAAGCCGGGCCAGAAGGAACTGCCTTCTAAGTATTTGTACGATGACGTCGGCTCCGCGCTCTTTGAAGTCATTTCAGTGCTGCCAGAGTACGGGCTGACCCGCGCCGACGAGCGGCTGTTGCAGCGGCATGCGGACTCCATGGTGGAACGGCTGTCCTTGCCCGCCCTCGTCACGGAGCTGGGGAGCGGCAGCGGCAAGAAGACGCGGTGGATCCTGGAGGCGCTTACCCGAAGGCAGGCGACGGCCTACTACCCGATCGAAATCTCACAATCGGCGCTGGCGCGATGCCGGCAGGAGCTGAGCCAGATTAACGCCGTCAGCATTGTGGGCGTCGAACGCCCTTACCTCGATGGCCTGCTCGAGGTTGCTGCACGCCGGGGGCCCGCAGAACACCTGCTAGTGCTTTTTCTGGGGAGCACGATCGGAAATTTCGATCGAGTGCCGGGGGAACAATTTCTTAAGCAGATCCGTGGAATTCTAAAGCCGGGGGACGGGCTTCTGATGGGAACGGATCTCGAAAAACCGATCCCTCAATTGATTCTGGCGTATGACGATCCGCTTGGGGTCACGGCTGCCTTCAATTTGAATTTGTTGGCCCGGATCAACCGGGAACTGGATGCAAATTTTATCCTGGCCCGGTTTCAACACGAGGCCCGCTACAACGCCGCGCATCAGCGCATCGAAATGCATCTTCGATCGCGAGTGCCGCAAACCGTCACGATTCCAAGGGCGAATTTCGAGACAACATTTGAAGCGGACGAGACCATCTGGACGGAGAGTTGCCATAAGTACACAACCGACGCAGTGGTTTCCATGGCCGAACGATGCGGATTTCAATGCGAAGGCCAGTGGGTGGATACCGAATGGCCCTTTGCGGAGAGCCTGTTTGTCGCCCGGTAG
- a CDS encoding ABC-2 transporter permease: protein MMVWLVAGIALRRLLRSKLLGITLIVAILITALMSSSLLMLRMARSAGDAEVASQMSATVILAALGLMGFFACLVGLANGVTVIRRDIRDGTIFSVLSKPISRAEYLLGNYLGSLMYLSFVWIIFSLVYVGLVILTGQSMGKLLGLILLARWVYSVVMMSVAFFLAQRFNAWTAVVLSVGVYNADSLYSIFPPLLRQIHIELPAWVQGTALFLFPSTNSLDVLFDSLLKSRLNSTPVHWAFLSLLDYCAIMLLLAWMIFRRQELSPSAE from the coding sequence ATGATGGTCTGGTTGGTTGCGGGCATTGCCTTGCGGCGGTTACTGCGAAGCAAGTTGCTGGGGATTACCCTGATTGTCGCCATACTGATCACTGCCTTGATGAGCAGCTCGTTGCTGATGCTTCGGATGGCCCGAAGCGCCGGGGATGCGGAGGTCGCCAGCCAAATGTCTGCCACCGTAATCCTGGCGGCGCTTGGCTTGATGGGCTTCTTCGCCTGTCTGGTGGGCTTGGCGAACGGCGTGACGGTCATCCGCCGGGACATACGGGATGGAACCATTTTCAGTGTCTTGTCAAAACCGATCAGCCGGGCGGAATACCTGTTGGGGAACTATCTCGGGAGCTTGATGTACCTGTCCTTCGTCTGGATTATCTTCAGCCTGGTCTATGTTGGACTCGTCATTCTCACGGGCCAGTCCATGGGAAAACTGCTGGGCCTGATCCTGCTGGCCCGATGGGTGTACTCGGTGGTGATGATGAGTGTGGCCTTTTTCCTGGCGCAGCGATTCAATGCCTGGACCGCCGTGGTTCTCAGCGTGGGAGTCTATAACGCGGACTCCCTGTATAGTATTTTTCCTCCCCTTTTGAGACAAATTCATATCGAGCTTCCCGCATGGGTCCAAGGGACAGCACTCTTCCTGTTTCCATCAACCAACAGTCTGGATGTCCTTTTTGATTCTCTCCTTAAGTCGCGCCTCAACTCGACTCCGGTCCACTGGGCATTTCTCAGTTTGCTCGACTACTGTGCCATTATGTTGCTGTTGGCATGGATGATTTTCCGCCGTCAGGAGCTCAGCCCGTCCGCGGAGTGA
- a CDS encoding ATP-binding protein — MPRCEFEALNLVMRLETVIPAEIDEVSPVVDRVMDLARQMKCATGKEMEVETALREALANAIVHGCKNDPNKKVQFCVACDESRGMLIIVRSPGEGFDPASIPNPTIGQNVYSTHGRGIFLINQLMDEVKFKDGGTEIFMRKK, encoded by the coding sequence ATGCCCCGCTGTGAATTCGAGGCCCTTAACCTCGTCATGCGGCTGGAGACCGTCATTCCCGCTGAAATCGATGAAGTTTCACCTGTTGTGGATCGGGTGATGGATCTCGCTCGACAGATGAAATGTGCAACGGGAAAGGAAATGGAAGTCGAAACTGCGTTGCGCGAAGCCCTGGCTAACGCCATCGTTCACGGCTGCAAGAATGATCCCAACAAGAAGGTGCAATTCTGTGTCGCCTGTGATGAATCCCGCGGTATGCTCATTATCGTTCGCAGCCCCGGGGAGGGATTCGATCCGGCCTCGATCCCCAACCCGACCATCGGCCAGAACGTGTATTCCACGCACGGGCGAGGGATCTTCCTGATCAATCAGCTGATGGATGAGGTCAAGTTCAAAGATGGCGGAACCGAGATTTTCATGCGAAAAAAGTGA